A stretch of Arachis hypogaea cultivar Tifrunner chromosome 15, arahy.Tifrunner.gnm2.J5K5, whole genome shotgun sequence DNA encodes these proteins:
- the LOC112750482 gene encoding F-box/FBD/LRR-repeat protein At1g13570: protein MGDALGSDLISDLPQSIVESILVRLPIRDAVKTSILSSKWRYKWASITQLVFDEKCVDSCSDRDVVEKSVVKFITRLLFLHQGPIHKFQITISYFQSCPEIDQWILFLSRNDIKELVLELGEGEFFRIPSCLFNCKKLSRLELFRCELDPPLSFKGFLCLRSLNLHQVLISPDAIEGLISNCPLLESLSLSYFDSLALSIRAPNLKYLYLEGEFRDICLEDTPLLVEISVAMYMTDDIAEHFEQSASCNFLKFLGGVPNLERLVGHIYFTKYLSIGNDLGCLPIIYKNLETIELNQVSFEDMKEILVVLRLITSSPNLKELQISGSSNIPSATDAPDLDFWEKECSSKCRLSHLRVVQLTDMCGVPHEMELIKFLLASSPVLETMSIIPCIYVVESQLKMLTELVKFRRASAKAEIVFVRE from the exons ATGGGCGATGCTTTGGGTTCTGATTTGATCAGTGATCTTCCTCAGAGCATCGTGGAGAGCATCCTGGTGCGGCTTCCAATAAGGGATGCTGTGAAAACTAGCATCTTATCGAGCAAATGGAGGTACAAATGGGCTTCCATTACTCAACTTGTCTTCGACGAAAAATGCGTCGATAGTTGCAGTGACCGAGATGTTGTTGAGAAAAGTGTTGTCAAGTTCATCACCAGATTGTTGTTTCTTCACCAAGGACCAATTCATAAGTTCCAAATCACGATTTCGTACTTTCAGAGCTGCCCCGAAATAGACCAGTGGATTCTTTTCCTCTCAAGGAATGATATTAAGGAGTTGGTTCTTGAATTAGGAGAAGGCGAATTCTTCAGGATACCATCCTGCCTTTTCAATTGTAAGAAATTGTCTCGCCTCGAGCTTTTTCGATGCGAGTTGGATCCGCCTCTTAGTTTTAAGGGATTCTTGTGTTTGAGGAGCCTAAACCTTCATCAAGTTCTGATATCGCCCGATGCAATCGAAGGCCTCATTTCCAATTGCCCTCTCTTAGAGAGCTTATCATTGTCGTACTTTGATAGCTTAGCTCTTAGTATCCGCGCTCCCAACCTCAAGTACTTGTATCTTGAAGGTGAATTCAGGGACATATGTCTTGAAGATACTCCACTTCTCGTTGAAATCTCCGTTGCTATGTATATGACTGATGACATCGCTGAGCACTTTGAGCAGAGCGCAAGTTGCAATTTTCTTAAGTTTCTTGGTGGCGTGCCTAACCTTGAAAGGCTTGTTGGCCATATCTACTTCACAAAG TATTTGAGCATAGGTAATGATCTAGGATGTCTTCCAATAATATACAAGAATTTGGAGACCATCGAGTTAAATCAAGTAAGTTTTGAAGATATGAAAGAGATACTCGTTGTTCTTCGCTTGATTACCAGCTCTCCCAATCTAAAGGAACTTCAAATTTCA GGTTCATCAAACATACCAAGTGCCACAGATGCACCAGACTTGGATTTTTGGGAGAAAGAGTGCTCTTCAAAATGTAGACTAAGCCATCTTAGAGTCGTGCAGTTGACAGATATGTGTGGTGTGCCACATGAGATGGAGCTTATCAAATTCTTGCTTGCCTCATCTCCTGTGCTCGAGACAATGAGTATCATTCCTTGTATATATGTTGTGGAAAGTCAATTAAAAATGTTAACCGAATTGGTGAAGTTCCGACGTGCTTCTGCCAAAGCAGAAATTGTTTTTGTCCGTGAGTAA